The genomic interval GACTTTATCGACAGTTGTGGCTTAGGAACCCTGGTATCCCTTCACACGCGGCTCAAGCTGGCAGGTGGCAAACTCTATCTCTGCTCTCCCAAAGAACAGGCACGAACACTCTTTGATGTGTCCGACATGGATCGAATTTTCGAGATTTTTTCCAGTCGGGAAGCGTTTGATGCCAAAATTTCTAAAAGAAATTTGGCAGTTCTGGTGGAATAGCGATCGTCTGACCGTGGTAGCCTGTCTCAGGATTGTTCAAATCAAATTCCCAGAATCCTGGTTGCATTCGGAATATCTCCAGGTAGACTGGGATTTGCTCCTTTGCTAAGAGTCGAGACAGAAGTTCATGGCTATTTTGGATTCCCAAGGTCGTTTATTTGGTAAGGTCAATATTCTGGAT from Kovacikia minuta CCNUW1 carries:
- a CDS encoding STAS domain-containing protein, with translation MSTNPVQVSSIQVLKPIGVLTGTTSHQLLQQFKECLDVATDKIVLIDLQGVDFIDSCGLGTLVSLHTRLKLAGGKLYLCSPKEQARTLFDVSDMDRIFEIFSSREAFDAKISKRNLAVLVE